GGTTTGGCGGCTATCGTCGCCTCATTCGAGACTATGAACGTCTTCCTGAAATGTCAGAAGCCATGGTCCGAGTGGCCATGATTAGACTCATGATCCGCCGCGTTACCTAATCCGCCAAACAGCTTCTCACACCTTCATACTTTCACACTTTCACACTTTCACACTTTCACACTTTCAAACCTATTCCTCTAGTTGATCCGGGAGGTCGTTTTCGTACAGCACGATGTCGCCTTCTCGCAGATAAGTCTGGAGAAACTCCTGTGCGTCGAATAGCGACGAGAAGACCTTGGTCTGGTGCTCCGGGAATCCGGCCTCGCGAAGGCCTTCACGGATGGGTTCCGTCTGATCCGGACCGACGAGAACAGCCAGGTCGAGCTTGTTTTCCGCGATGTGTACCCCGAATTGCTTGTTTTCACCCCATTGCCGCTCGCCCAACTCGACCATGCCTGGCGTCACGATGACGCGGCGGCCGCCATTCATCTGGCCCAGAATCTCTACGGCATTTCGAGCACCGACGGGATTTGAGTTGAATGCGTCGTCAATCACCGTGATGGCGCCGCGCTGACGGAGCTCAAGGCGATGCTCGACCGGGTCCACCCGCCGGATGGCGTGTGCCATGGCGCGGAGACGGAGCCCCATCGAGCGCGCGACGGCGATAGCGAGCAGAATGTTGACCACGTTGTGCCGCCCCAGCAGTCGGGTCCGAAATTCTGCCTCCGCCCCGGTGTCGTCCTGGACGGTGAATCGGGTACCGCTGGTGTCGTACGAAATGTTCGAAGCCGTGATTTTCGCGTCTGGATGGTCCTCCAGGCTAACGCCCCAGATCGGCCCGTCGGCTCGCTCCCGCATCGCTTCGACACGCGGATCATCTAGATTCAGTACGGCCGGTCCTCCCGGTGCCGTATGCTCAACAAGTGTCCCTTTCTCCTGCGCGATGGCGTCCTGCGTCCCCATCGTCTCGAGATGGGCGATGCCGATCGTCGTCACGACCGAGGTATCCGGTCGCGCGATATCCGTGAGCTCCTCGATGTCTCCCGGGTAGCGGATTCCGTACTCGAGAACCAGGACCTGATGCTCCGGCCGCAATTTGTTGTTTACGACAATGCAGATCCCCATTGGGGTGTTGTACGAACTCGGCGTCGCCAGCACATTAAACTTCTGACGCAGAAGCTCTGCCAGAATAAATTTGGTGCTCGTCTTCCCGTACGAGCCGGTGATGCCGATGACGTGCAAGTCGGAGCGTTCCTGAAGCTTCGCGCGGGCCTGCCGCTTGTATCCTTCTTGAATGCTCGTTTCGACCGGCGTCATCAGACCCGCGGCCATGGCGACCCAGATCGGTGCAGCAAGGTCAGCAACGAAGAGCCCCAGTAGGTACCAGAAAGCCCCGGAAGCATCTCCTGTGCCCCACCCGACCCATCCGCCGACAACGACGGGAATTGCCGACACCACGCCGGCCGTTACGGCAAGACGCGTCATGCGCGACGTGAACGCGAGCGGCTTCTTCTGCTGTGTGCTGCGATACCGCTTCGACGAGATAAACGCCCCGGTCCACAGCACGAACGCACCCGCGGCCACCCATCCGGGCGTCAAAAATGCAAACCCGGCCGCTGCGGCCAGCAAGATCGCGACACCAGCGACGTGCGAAACCCGGACGACGGCATCCGTGA
The nucleotide sequence above comes from Longibacter salinarum. Encoded proteins:
- a CDS encoding UDP-N-acetylmuramoyl-tripeptide--D-alanyl-D-alanine ligase, with amino-acid sequence MTVLLLVLALLASLFAGWRTMRRVRFFLHVFQLETYKLDRFANWCTSHITDAVVRVSHVAGVAILLAAAAGFAFLTPGWVAAGAFVLWTGAFISSKRYRSTQQKKPLAFTSRMTRLAVTAGVVSAIPVVVGGWVGWGTGDASGAFWYLLGLFVADLAAPIWVAMAAGLMTPVETSIQEGYKRQARAKLQERSDLHVIGITGSYGKTSTKFILAELLRQKFNVLATPSSYNTPMGICIVVNNKLRPEHQVLVLEYGIRYPGDIEELTDIARPDTSVVTTIGIAHLETMGTQDAIAQEKGTLVEHTAPGGPAVLNLDDPRVEAMRERADGPIWGVSLEDHPDAKITASNISYDTSGTRFTVQDDTGAEAEFRTRLLGRHNVVNILLAIAVARSMGLRLRAMAHAIRRVDPVEHRLELRQRGAITVIDDAFNSNPVGARNAVEILGQMNGGRRVIVTPGMVELGERQWGENKQFGVHIAENKLDLAVLVGPDQTEPIREGLREAGFPEHQTKVFSSLFDAQEFLQTYLREGDIVLYENDLPDQLEE